Part of the Desulfolutivibrio sulfoxidireducens genome is shown below.
GTGTTTTCCAAAGCGGGGATATGAGAAACGAGCCGTGTCGCGCCTGTGGCCTGGCTCGTCGCGCGTGTGGGCGCGATGCCCGGCAACGCGCCGAACAGGGCCTCATCCCAACGGAAATTGAACGTAAAATGTCGTTCCTTCCCCCTCTTTTGATTCAAACCATATTTTCCCCTTATGTTTTTCAATGATTTTGAGCACGATGGCCAGTCCCATGCCCGTTCCCTTGCCGACCTCCTTGGTCGTGAAAAACGGGTTGAAAATCTTGTCCCGAAGGGCGTCCGGGATTCCGGATCCGGTGTCGGAGATCGATATGAGAACAGAATGTCTCTCTGACGACGTGGTTACATGAATGAGTCCTTTTTGAGAGGTACGCGTATATTTTTCATGTATGGCATGTGCGGCGTTTATGATCAAATTCAATACGACCTGGTTGAAATCGCTGGCCACGCAGAGCAGCTGAGGCAGCGTTTCATCAAACCGCGAGGTAAGTTCGGCAACATGTTTCCACTCATTCCTTGAAATCCTGATGGCATTGCCAATCTCCTCATTCACGTCGATAGCTGTATATTTACCGGAATCCGGATGGGCAAATTTTTTTACGGATGAGACAATGGATGAGATTCGGCTTAAGCCCTCAAGGCATGCATTGATCGCCGGCGGAATTTCTTGCGTGACAAAATCCATATCAAAATTGTCGATGATCTGGCCTATGGCCAGGGCTTCATCGGAACTCTTCGCGGGAGAAGCATTCTTCAGAGTTTCTCGTATTGCTCTTAACATGTCGACAATTTTGTCAATCGTCTCTTTTATGAAAGAACTGTTCCCGATGACATACTGAAGCGGTGTATTGATTTCATGGGCAAGTCCAGCAGCCATGATCCCGATTGTTTCCATTTTTTGCGAATGTATGAGCTGCATTTCAATGAGTTTTATATTTGATATGTTTGTCAGGACTTCATACGATCCACGGTAACTCAGATCAGGTCCGGTAATTGGGGTAGGAGATGACAGAACGAAGACTTTTTCACCGTCTTTGTTGACAAGGCCAAACTCATAAGAGTCCGAGCAGCCTTCCTTGCGCAACGATTGTTGTTTCATGAAATCGGGCTTGCTTTCGGAAAGAAGAAATTCTTCAAAGCTATGTCCGAGAATCTCCTCTTTGGGGAGACCCAGCAACGCGCACAGCTTCTCATTGATATACGTGACGACATGATCTTCATTGAGAACAAGGATTCCTTCATTCATCGTCTCCACAAGCGTTCTGTACTTTTCCTCGCTTTCGCGAAGCTTCTTGTCGACATGTATTTTTTCAGTAACATTTTCAAAAAAAATGATCTTGCCCGGATTTCTTTTTGACAAATCGCGCATCGAAAACATTGTTACACAATAATCCTCATCCCTTCCTGTTGACGCATTGAAGATATTCGTTACGAACTGATTGTAGTTTGCATTATAACGAGAAAAGGCTGAGAGGGAACTCTCCAGCCAGGGGAAAATTTCCAGAATAGGCCGGTTTTTGTAGTGTAAGATGTTTTTTGATTTTTCATCGAGCAACTTCAGGCTGAATTCGTCATTGTAATACAAAAAACCTGTCGATCCCGAGTGCTCAAGCAATTGGATTCCGGCCATGTTGATATTGTCGAGTTCATCGTCGCTGCCAAGAAGGACAATCGGACTCCAAAAACTTTCAAACAATGTCAGGTACTTGTTCTTTTCATTGGCCAGAACTATATTTTTGGATTGCAACTCATCCAGTTTGAAATCCTCGGATGCGGTTGCCCACTCGATACAAAAGGCTAATTCAATCCTGTCGAAGCATCGAATTAAATACCTTGCATACTGCTCGGCCTTTTTCTTGTCTTTTTCTTTTTTTTTGACGATGTCGATGTATGAATCTCGATAGTACTTGAACAATCCGAGAAACATTCCGAGATCGACACCCCGACTGCGATGCCGTTGAGCTTCTATGACCCCAAACCCGGCTATCGCATCGTCACGATAGTTCGAATCGACTGCAATTTCAGGACCTTTCTCTGGATTTGAAACGATGTATCGAGATATGGCATTGGTTAATCCTGAAATGGACAAGCGCCAGGATTCCACAAGGGTCGACGTATATTGCGAATACCCATAGGTGAGCGCATAATTCAATATGGCCGCCATCAGTTCCGATTCACTGTCTTCCAAAAGTTTGGCCAGGGAATGAAAGTTTTTCATGGCGCTCTCAATTTGCCATTGCACGTTATGGAGACATATCTGTCACTGCCGGCCCCGCCTCTTTCACTTGATATGCCACGGCTTTCGACGTGTAAAAAATCTTTTTTCGCAGGATCATTCGGACGTGGTCGCAAAATACGTTGTTCGCGCAGGCAGGGAGGACCGAGTCGAAATCAAAGTCGACGAGTTTCGTAAGCGCCGCGCCCGTCAGATAGGCGCAGCACAGCGGAGCGAAGTTCAGCTCCACCAATTCCCCGTCGTGGAAGGCCGGGACGTTGATCGCGTTGCGATACTTTGCCGAGAGGCTCCGGTCGCACGGCAGTCCGGGATCGGCGAAGGGGACATCCTCCACCGCCGCCGGGTCCGCGAAGCGCACCCGTTGGGGAACGACCATGGCGCAGTCCGCGACCTCGGCGGCCACCGCCCCCAGCCCCTCCACCATCCCCGGCGTCACCCGCATGTCCACGGAAAGGACCAGCGCGTCTGTCCCTTCGGGCGCCTCGGGCGCCTCTGACGCGTGCCGCAAGCCCCGGCCAAGTCCTGAAAAAAAGCCGCCGTCCCCGGCATGTTCGACCAGCGTCAGCCGCGCGCCCCGCGTCCGGTCCCGGAACGCGGCCACGGCGTCGCGGCAGGCGGCATCAGCCACGACCACGATCTCCATCCGGTCCGTATCGTACACGCGACACATCGCCTCCAGACATTCGCCAAGCGCCTCTCCCTTCCCGACGGCGGGAATGATCACCCGAAGCCGCCGCGCCGGCCGCGTCCGGCCGGATTCCTGTCCCGGAGTCAGGGTCAGGGCCGCCTCGGGGGTGGCCGCGTGGCCGTACCGGTCATGGATGCGGGCCAGGTCCTCCGAAAAGGCGTTGCTCATGGTCAGGGTGTTGTCGGCCTTGTCGTAATGGTACCCGCACTCCACGACCGGCACGGAAGAGGTTTTCGCCCAAAGACCATAGCGCAGGATGAGCTCGTAATCCACAAAACGACGCAAACTCTCATCGAATCCGCCGCGGGTCTCGAAGAGGCTCCTGTGGTGGCAATAGGCGTTGAGATCGATGAAGTTCTGGTTTCGCAGCAGGGCCGGGTTGGCGCTGCCGAAACGCACGGCGAACGGCTTTGGAGAGATTTTTTTGTACAGATGCTGGCCGCTGTACAGGCACCGGGCCTCGGGCAGATGGGCAAAGGCCCCGACCATGGCCGACAGGTAGCGCGGGCTCCAGGTGTTGTCCGAATCCAGATAGGCCACATAGTCCCCGCGCGCCCTGGCCAGGCCCTGATTTCGGGCGTGGGAGGGGCCCCGGCGGACGTCCCCGGACAACACGATGATCCGGGGGTCCGAGAAGGCCGCCACCGCCTGGCGCGATCCGTCCGTGCTGCCGTCGTCCACCACCAGCAGTTCGAACCGCCCGTACTCCTGGGCCAGAACCGAGGCGATGGACTCCCTGACCGTGGCCGCCCGGTTGTGGACGGGCATGATCACGGACACCAGGGGCTTTTCCGGCAGGCGCGCGGCGATGCGCGCCAAAAACGCGGCGATGTGGTCCATGGTCGCCAGGATCGCCTCGTCGAGTTCCCCGAACGGCCCGTACATCACCGGGTCCACGAGGCTGTGGGCCAGAAAACCGGAAAAGTCGGCATAGGGTCGCTCGCGCCTCCAGTTGACCACGCGCTCGAACAGGATCTTGCCGCTCTCCCTGTCCCGCAAGGACAGCGCATGTTCCCGGCCGTCGAGGCAGGTCTCGGGCAGGCGGGCCTCGAAGGCGTGCCGGCCCTGGTTGATGTTGCCCGCGAGCAGGTCTTCCCGAAAGACGTCGCAGACGACCTCGAAGGCCTCCCCGTCGATGGTCGCGACGCCCACGCGCGGCCCGGGGTCGCCGATTTTCGCGATCCAGCCCCTGAGAAACGGCTCCCGGCCAAGGTTGACGTCGCCCGTGACCAGCCCGTGAAACCTCCTCGTGAAGTCATCCTCGGGGAGATCGGGCCGAAGGGCGTTTTTCTTGAGATACCGCGCGACCGACGCGAGGCCTGGGATCTTCACGATGCTGTTTCTCCTCATGGCCTTCCCCCGGCGCCAAAGGGCCGGGCGGCCTTATTCATTGCGCAGATACGGCCAGGATTTCCCGCCCAAAAGTCGCAGGATGCCCGCCAGGCTCAAGGTCACGGTCAGCACGGCGGCCACGGCGATGGTCAAAAGGGCCGGGACCGGGTGGAAGGACCAGGGGACCTTCAGGTATCCGGATACGAAAAGCGCGGACAGTCCCGCCCCAAGCGCCAGGGCCGCCGCCCCGGCCGCCGCCCCGGCCATGGCCTGTTCCGCCGCCAGCATGCCCAGGATGTCGGCCCGGGTGGCCCCGCAGACCTTGAGGATCACCGCCTCCCGGGAGCGCCCGGCCAGGGCGCCCCCCAGCGTCTGGGCCAGCACCAGGATTCCGGCCGCCAGCGTGGCCAGGGCCGAGGCCGTCACCGCCAGGGAGATCTTTTCGGCGATGGCGGTGATGTCCGAGAGGGTCTCGCCCACGTCGACCGCCGTGACGTTGGGGAATTTCTCGGACACGGCCCGGAAGAGCGTCTCCCCCGCCGCATCCCGGTCCCGGCCTTCCCCGCCCGTGCCGCCGCCGATGTGGGCCGTGGCCAGGTAGGTCATGGGCAGCCCGTCCAGGGCCCCGGGCGAGAGCACCATGACGTAGTTGATGCCGAGCGACAGCCAGTTGATGCGCCGCAGACTGGTCACGGTCACGTCGAACCGCCGACCCAGCACATTGAGGGTCACCACGTCCCCAAGCCCGATGCCGTAGCCCGCGGCGGCCTCGGCGTCCATGGAGGCCTGGGGCGGCCCGGCATAGTCCTCGGGCCACCAGGACCCGGCCACCAGGACGGAATTTTCCGGAGGGACGCGGGAGAAGGTCATTCCCCGGTCGCCCCGGGCCACCCAGGCCATGTCCGGATCCAGATTGGCCTGCTCGGCGTCCATGCCGCGCACCGTGACGATGCGGCCGCGCAGGTTGGGCGCGGTGTGTACGGCCGTGACCCCGGGGACGGCCCGCACGGTCTCCTCGAAGGCGGCAAGCTGGGCCGGCTGGATGTCGATGAAGAAATAGGCCGGGGCCGTGCGTGGGAGTTCCCGGCGGGTCAGGTCGGTGAAGTTGGCGTCCACCAGGGCCATGCCCGACAGGACCGTCAGCCCCAGGCCCAGGGAGGCCACCACCCCGGCCGAGGCGTTGCCCGGGCGACGCAGCCCGGAGACGGCCAGGGCCAGGATCGGATTGCCCGGCGCCGGGATGAGGGCCAGGCCGCGCCGAAGCCCCGCCCCGACCAGACGCAGGATGAGGGCGGACAGGATGGCCACGGCCACGAATCCCAGGCCCAGGCGCCGGTCGCCGGTGACGGCCACGGACAGGGCCGCGATGCACAGCCCGCACACTCCGGCCACGGCCAGGACGGCCCGGCCGGGGCGGCCCGGAAAGGGCTCGGCGTAGCCCCGAAAAAGCGCCAGGGGCGAGGCCCGGCCGGCGGCGGACAAGGGCGGCAGGCTGAAAAAAAGCGTGGTCAGCAGCCCGAAGGCGGCGGCCACGGCCAGGGCCCCGAACGAGACGGAGGCCACGACGCGCACCGGCGACACCTCGCCCAAAAGCGGCGAGACCACGAAGGGCGCGGCCGCCCCGATCCCGAGT
Proteins encoded:
- a CDS encoding glycosyltransferase family 2 protein, translating into MKIPGLASVARYLKKNALRPDLPEDDFTRRFHGLVTGDVNLGREPFLRGWIAKIGDPGPRVGVATIDGEAFEVVCDVFREDLLAGNINQGRHAFEARLPETCLDGREHALSLRDRESGKILFERVVNWRRERPYADFSGFLAHSLVDPVMYGPFGELDEAILATMDHIAAFLARIAARLPEKPLVSVIMPVHNRAATVRESIASVLAQEYGRFELLVVDDGSTDGSRQAVAAFSDPRIIVLSGDVRRGPSHARNQGLARARGDYVAYLDSDNTWSPRYLSAMVGAFAHLPEARCLYSGQHLYKKISPKPFAVRFGSANPALLRNQNFIDLNAYCHHRSLFETRGGFDESLRRFVDYELILRYGLWAKTSSVPVVECGYHYDKADNTLTMSNAFSEDLARIHDRYGHAATPEAALTLTPGQESGRTRPARRLRVIIPAVGKGEALGECLEAMCRVYDTDRMEIVVVADAACRDAVAAFRDRTRGARLTLVEHAGDGGFFSGLGRGLRHASEAPEAPEGTDALVLSVDMRVTPGMVEGLGAVAAEVADCAMVVPQRVRFADPAAVEDVPFADPGLPCDRSLSAKYRNAINVPAFHDGELVELNFAPLCCAYLTGAALTKLVDFDFDSVLPACANNVFCDHVRMILRKKIFYTSKAVAYQVKEAGPAVTDMSP
- a CDS encoding two-component system sensor histidine kinase NtrB, whose amino-acid sequence is MKNFHSLAKLLEDSESELMAAILNYALTYGYSQYTSTLVESWRLSISGLTNAISRYIVSNPEKGPEIAVDSNYRDDAIAGFGVIEAQRHRSRGVDLGMFLGLFKYYRDSYIDIVKKKEKDKKKAEQYARYLIRCFDRIELAFCIEWATASEDFKLDELQSKNIVLANEKNKYLTLFESFWSPIVLLGSDDELDNINMAGIQLLEHSGSTGFLYYNDEFSLKLLDEKSKNILHYKNRPILEIFPWLESSLSAFSRYNANYNQFVTNIFNASTGRDEDYCVTMFSMRDLSKRNPGKIIFFENVTEKIHVDKKLRESEEKYRTLVETMNEGILVLNEDHVVTYINEKLCALLGLPKEEILGHSFEEFLLSESKPDFMKQQSLRKEGCSDSYEFGLVNKDGEKVFVLSSPTPITGPDLSYRGSYEVLTNISNIKLIEMQLIHSQKMETIGIMAAGLAHEINTPLQYVIGNSSFIKETIDKIVDMLRAIRETLKNASPAKSSDEALAIGQIIDNFDMDFVTQEIPPAINACLEGLSRISSIVSSVKKFAHPDSGKYTAIDVNEEIGNAIRISRNEWKHVAELTSRFDETLPQLLCVASDFNQVVLNLIINAAHAIHEKYTRTSQKGLIHVTTSSERHSVLISISDTGSGIPDALRDKIFNPFFTTKEVGKGTGMGLAIVLKIIEKHKGKIWFESKEGEGTTFYVQFPLG
- a CDS encoding ABC transporter permease; translated protein: MELLKDMALAARLAKRELRGGFSGMRVFLACLALGVAAVCGVLSLAAGLRAGLAADAAVLLGGDVEVTASSLPLEAAPRRILERSGRVSRTLSMRAMVTAANDAGGPARRRGLVSLRAVDGSYPLLGRVELAPDMPLSEALAVRDGIPGAAAAPELLSRLSLTVGDRVRLGGGVYEIRAVLVREPDRMVSFWGFGPRFLVSMDGLAATGLVRPGSLIRYAYRVALAPGVTHKALSGELEAAFPGHGWRVREAAGASPGLAGFFERLTAIMGLVGLSALLLGGLGVAGAVRGHLAARAMSLAAMRCVGASSRVLFLTCLAQILVLAGLGIGLGLGIGAAAPFVVSPLLGEVSPVRVVASVSFGALAVAAAFGLLTTLFFSLPPLSAAGRASPLALFRGYAEPFPGRPGRAVLAVAGVCGLCIAALSVAVTGDRRLGLGFVAVAILSALILRLVGAGLRRGLALIPAPGNPILALAVSGLRRPGNASAGVVASLGLGLTVLSGMALVDANFTDLTRRELPRTAPAYFFIDIQPAQLAAFEETVRAVPGVTAVHTAPNLRGRIVTVRGMDAEQANLDPDMAWVARGDRGMTFSRVPPENSVLVAGSWWPEDYAGPPQASMDAEAAAGYGIGLGDVVTLNVLGRRFDVTVTSLRRINWLSLGINYVMVLSPGALDGLPMTYLATAHIGGGTGGEGRDRDAAGETLFRAVSEKFPNVTAVDVGETLSDITAIAEKISLAVTASALATLAAGILVLAQTLGGALAGRSREAVILKVCGATRADILGMLAAEQAMAGAAAGAAALALGAGLSALFVSGYLKVPWSFHPVPALLTIAVAAVLTVTLSLAGILRLLGGKSWPYLRNE